A window of Phyllobacterium sp. T1293 contains these coding sequences:
- a CDS encoding ArsR/SmtB family transcription factor translates to MTHPLFHPDAEEISLPAILTALGDETRLNIIAILARNGERAMTCGQFLELGSKTALSYHVAKLREAGVINVRPDGTKRLLTLRRVDLEGRFPGFLDSIIASANTVPLRENPIMANTPDPAGETEWT, encoded by the coding sequence ACCCATCCGCTTTTTCATCCGGACGCCGAAGAGATTTCGCTTCCAGCCATCCTCACAGCACTTGGCGATGAGACGCGCCTGAACATCATCGCTATTCTTGCGCGGAACGGTGAACGCGCCATGACATGCGGTCAATTTCTTGAACTCGGCTCCAAGACCGCTCTGAGCTATCATGTGGCCAAGCTGCGGGAAGCGGGTGTGATCAATGTGCGACCCGACGGGACGAAGCGGCTGCTGACCTTACGCCGTGTCGATCTGGAGGGGCGATTTCCGGGTTTTCTCGATTCGATCATCGCCTCGGCTAACACCGTTCCATTGCGCGAAAACCCGATCATGGCCAATACGCCCGACCCAGCAGGAGAAACCGAATGGACGTAA
- a CDS encoding (R)-mandelonitrile lyase — MDVKTCGSIPSRRAPEDWFTGTVWQDPIIQAPAPARLISVVVHFEPAARTAWHTHPLGQTLYVVSGSGLAQVWGEKIREIKAGDVVWIPPGEKHWHGAGPANSMSHIAMQEALDGNAVEWMEKVSDSQYSGAE; from the coding sequence ATGGACGTAAAGACTTGCGGCTCCATACCCTCACGCCGCGCGCCGGAGGACTGGTTCACCGGAACGGTGTGGCAGGACCCGATCATTCAGGCCCCAGCGCCAGCGCGGCTTATCTCCGTCGTCGTGCATTTTGAACCCGCTGCCCGCACGGCATGGCACACCCATCCACTTGGCCAGACCCTTTATGTGGTTTCAGGTTCCGGACTGGCGCAGGTCTGGGGTGAAAAAATCCGTGAAATCAAAGCCGGAGACGTGGTCTGGATTCCGCCGGGAGAAAAACATTGGCATGGCGCAGGCCCGGCAAATTCCATGTCACATATTGCCATGCAGGAAGCACTGGATGGCAATGCCGTCGAATGGATGGAAAAGGTTTCCGATAGCCAATATTCCGGCGCAGAATAG
- a CDS encoding LysR substrate-binding domain-containing protein, translating to MNLPPLAAIRVFEAAARHGNFTKAAEELGMTQAAVSYQIKLLEERVGTALFLRLPRQVVLTEVGARLAPSTTEAFEILRAAFATTRESADGVLTITTIPTFAATWLVPRLGSFQMEHPSLAVRLKSTRDMLDFARQEADVGIRSGETKWPGLVCHKLFYANFTPMLSPALAASIGGIKTPEDILKLPVLDPGDPWWTIWFKLVGIEKPELRGDVRNRLGDQHLEGRAVLAGQGVGILTPIFFQSELQQGQLIQPFDVVGTGKHAYWLVYPEARRNVPKIRAFRDWVLSHIDEIKM from the coding sequence ATGAATCTGCCGCCCCTTGCCGCCATCCGGGTTTTTGAAGCCGCTGCCCGTCATGGCAATTTTACCAAGGCGGCGGAAGAACTCGGCATGACACAGGCGGCCGTCAGCTATCAGATAAAGCTTCTGGAAGAGCGCGTCGGAACAGCGCTGTTTCTGCGGTTGCCGCGGCAGGTGGTGTTGACCGAAGTGGGGGCACGGCTGGCGCCTTCAACGACCGAGGCTTTCGAAATCCTGCGCGCCGCTTTTGCGACGACACGGGAGAGCGCTGATGGTGTCCTGACCATCACAACCATCCCGACCTTTGCCGCCACATGGCTGGTTCCACGCCTCGGTTCATTTCAGATGGAGCACCCTTCGCTTGCTGTGCGATTGAAATCCACCCGTGATATGCTGGATTTCGCCCGTCAGGAGGCTGATGTGGGCATTCGCAGCGGGGAAACAAAATGGCCCGGCCTGGTCTGCCACAAGCTGTTCTATGCGAATTTCACGCCGATGCTGTCGCCTGCGCTGGCGGCTTCCATTGGGGGCATCAAGACACCCGAAGATATTCTCAAACTACCGGTGCTTGACCCCGGTGATCCATGGTGGACCATCTGGTTCAAACTCGTCGGCATCGAAAAGCCGGAACTGCGCGGCGACGTGCGCAACCGGCTGGGTGATCAGCATCTGGAGGGACGGGCAGTGCTGGCAGGACAGGGCGTCGGCATATTGACACCGATCTTTTTCCAATCGGAACTGCAACAAGGACAGCTTATCCAACCATTCGATGTTGTGGGGACAGGCAAGCACGCCTACTGGCTTGTTTACCCGGAGGCGCGGCGCAACGTTCCAAAAATCCGCGCGTTCCGCGACTGGGTACTCAGCCACATAGACGAGATAAAAATGTGA
- a CDS encoding Thivi_2564 family membrane protein, with protein sequence MSILISLLITVLVIFLVLYLVQMLPLDGRAKQIVQVIVVVIGIISLLRYLAIF encoded by the coding sequence ATGTCCATACTTATCAGCCTTTTGATCACCGTTCTGGTGATTTTTCTTGTGCTCTATCTTGTCCAGATGCTGCCGCTTGATGGCCGCGCCAAGCAGATCGTTCAGGTGATCGTTGTGGTGATCGGTATTATCTCGCTGCTGCGTTATCTCGCAATCTTCTAA
- a CDS encoding VOC family protein, with the protein MRSLFHLAYHVHDLDEARGFYGGILGCEEGRSTDSWVDFDFFGHQISLHLGKPFETTNTGKVGDHMVPMPHLGIILPLEDWNILADRLKGAKVDFVMPPVVRFKGEPGEQWTMFFRDPSGNPIEVKGFADFASVYAK; encoded by the coding sequence ATGCGCTCGCTGTTTCATCTTGCCTATCACGTCCATGATCTCGATGAAGCACGCGGCTTCTACGGCGGCATTCTCGGCTGCGAGGAGGGACGGAGCACGGATAGCTGGGTCGACTTCGACTTCTTCGGCCACCAGATTTCGCTGCATCTGGGCAAGCCTTTCGAAACCACCAATACGGGCAAGGTTGGCGACCATATGGTGCCCATGCCGCATCTTGGCATTATCCTGCCACTGGAAGACTGGAACATCCTTGCGGACCGGTTGAAAGGGGCGAAGGTTGATTTCGTCATGCCGCCAGTGGTGCGGTTCAAGGGCGAACCCGGCGAGCAATGGACCATGTTCTTTCGCGATCCATCAGGCAATCCCATCGAAGTCAAAGGCTTTGCCGATTTCGCCAGCGTCTACGCCAAATAA
- a CDS encoding DMT family transporter, whose product MEFKPSNLKAAFWMTGSLTAILMMAISGREASKELNVFQIMEMRSLIGLAMLYPLIRSSGGVRAMKTGRIWQHLGRNAAHYTGQFAWLQALSMIPLAQVIAIEFTTPAWTAVMAVAFLGERMNLWRTLTILLGIVGVIIIVRPGVGTVDVGQLIVLGAAFTFGISFTMVKSLTRTESVVKIIFWMLVIQSSIGLLPALHVWQWPTVHAWPWIVIIAFTGTFSHFCMAKALLYADATIVIPMDFLRVPLTAVLGWLIYAERIDIYTALGAALILSGNLLNLKNKSVPRVPQTSPAATDQTV is encoded by the coding sequence ATGGAATTCAAGCCGTCGAACCTGAAGGCTGCGTTCTGGATGACCGGATCGTTGACTGCCATACTCATGATGGCAATTTCGGGCCGGGAAGCATCAAAAGAACTCAACGTCTTCCAGATCATGGAAATGCGATCGCTGATCGGGCTGGCCATGCTCTACCCGCTGATCCGCTCCTCCGGCGGTGTGCGGGCGATGAAGACGGGCCGTATCTGGCAGCATCTTGGACGCAATGCCGCGCATTATACCGGGCAATTCGCCTGGCTGCAGGCTTTGTCCATGATCCCGTTGGCGCAGGTCATTGCCATTGAATTCACCACGCCAGCGTGGACGGCAGTGATGGCAGTGGCGTTTCTCGGCGAACGCATGAACCTGTGGCGGACGCTGACAATTCTTCTCGGTATTGTCGGCGTTATCATCATTGTCAGGCCCGGCGTCGGAACAGTCGACGTTGGGCAGTTGATCGTGCTTGGCGCCGCTTTCACCTTCGGCATCTCCTTCACCATGGTAAAATCGTTGACCCGCACGGAAAGCGTGGTGAAAATCATCTTCTGGATGCTGGTGATCCAGTCCAGTATCGGCCTGCTGCCAGCGCTGCATGTCTGGCAATGGCCGACTGTGCATGCATGGCCGTGGATTGTTATCATTGCCTTCACAGGTACGTTTTCGCATTTCTGTATGGCAAAAGCCCTGCTCTATGCGGATGCCACCATCGTGATCCCCATGGACTTCCTGCGTGTGCCTCTCACGGCGGTGCTCGGCTGGCTTATCTATGCGGAGCGGATTGATATCTATACCGCGCTCGGCGCAGCACTGATCCTTTCAGGCAATCTTCTGAACCTGAAAAACAAGAGTGTTCCACGCGTGCCGCAGACCTCACCTGCGGCTACTGACCAAACAGTGTAG
- a CDS encoding glutathione S-transferase, which yields MTHGLPVLYSFRRCPYAMRARLAVLASHQTCELREIMLRDKAPEFLAISPSGTVPMLLLPDGTVIDESLDIMRWTLSQHDPEHWLGVDDGGWIARNDGPFKRSLDRYKYPSRFEKVEPLAERAKALAILDDYEERLAWSRYLFGASPSLADMAILPFVRQFASVDTDWWDALARPNVKRWLDEFVSSGRFEAVMLKYPKWQAGDVPTLFGQ from the coding sequence ATGACGCATGGTCTTCCAGTCCTATATTCCTTTCGCCGCTGCCCCTATGCCATGCGAGCAAGGCTGGCTGTTCTTGCATCGCATCAGACCTGTGAGTTGCGGGAAATCATGCTGAGGGACAAGGCACCGGAGTTTCTGGCCATTTCACCCTCGGGAACAGTGCCCATGCTGCTATTGCCGGATGGCACTGTGATTGATGAAAGCCTCGACATCATGCGCTGGACTCTGAGCCAGCACGATCCCGAACATTGGCTCGGGGTGGATGATGGCGGCTGGATTGCCCGCAATGATGGCCCATTCAAGCGCAGTCTTGACCGCTACAAATATCCATCGCGTTTTGAAAAGGTTGAGCCGCTTGCCGAACGGGCGAAGGCTTTGGCCATTCTGGATGATTATGAAGAGCGCCTCGCATGGTCGCGTTATCTCTTCGGTGCATCACCATCGCTTGCTGATATGGCAATCCTGCCCTTTGTCAGGCAATTTGCCAGTGTGGATACGGATTGGTGGGACGCACTTGCCCGGCCCAATGTGAAGCGCTGGCTGGACGAGTTTGTATCATCAGGCCGGTTTGAAGCCGTCATGCTCAAATACCCGAAATGGCAGGCGGGTGATGTACCTACACTGTTTGGTCAGTAG
- a CDS encoding MFS transporter: MPLALLALTISAYAIGTTEFVIVGLLPTVAGDLGITLPLAGLIVSVYALGVTFGAPVLTALTGKIERKPLLLGLMALFIIGNTAAALSPTYELLLVARVLSAFAHGVFFSVGATIAADLVAPNKRASAIAMMFLGLTVAIVTGVPLGTFIGQQLGWRATFWAVTVLGVIAFIAIAMLLPSKIAKAAPARLIDQLRVLGSGRLLLAFAMTALGYGGTFVMFTFLAPVLQEITGYAGSTVSLILVLYGLSIAVGNVVGGRVADGNPVGALIVMFALQALVLAIFTFTAVSPIWSLVTLAALGGLSFSNVPGLQLYVVQLAKIHTPETVDVASALNIAAFNLGIAGGAFLGGLIVASPLGLGATPWVGAILVLGALGLTIWSQALDRQAATTALAAC, from the coding sequence ATGCCTCTCGCACTTCTGGCGTTGACAATCAGCGCCTATGCCATCGGCACGACAGAGTTCGTGATCGTCGGCCTCCTGCCCACCGTTGCCGGTGATCTCGGCATCACGCTGCCACTCGCCGGACTTATCGTCAGTGTTTATGCGCTTGGCGTCACCTTCGGCGCTCCTGTTTTGACCGCTCTCACCGGCAAGATTGAACGCAAGCCACTTCTGCTTGGTCTCATGGCCCTTTTCATCATCGGTAATACGGCTGCGGCCCTGTCACCGACCTATGAGCTACTGCTGGTTGCCCGTGTCCTGAGCGCTTTTGCGCATGGTGTGTTCTTCTCCGTCGGCGCGACGATTGCCGCTGATCTGGTTGCGCCCAACAAGCGCGCATCGGCTATCGCCATGATGTTCCTTGGCTTGACCGTTGCCATCGTCACCGGCGTTCCGCTTGGCACCTTTATCGGCCAGCAACTCGGTTGGCGTGCAACATTCTGGGCCGTCACTGTCCTCGGCGTCATTGCATTCATCGCGATTGCCATGCTTCTGCCTTCGAAGATCGCCAAGGCTGCCCCTGCCCGCCTGATCGATCAGCTGCGTGTCCTCGGCAGCGGCCGCCTGCTTCTTGCCTTTGCCATGACGGCACTTGGTTATGGCGGTACATTCGTGATGTTCACGTTCCTTGCACCGGTATTGCAGGAAATCACAGGCTATGCCGGGTCAACAGTCAGCCTCATCCTCGTGCTTTATGGCCTGTCGATTGCCGTGGGTAATGTGGTTGGCGGACGCGTTGCCGACGGCAATCCGGTTGGTGCGCTGATTGTGATGTTTGCCCTGCAGGCGCTCGTGCTGGCAATCTTCACCTTCACGGCTGTGTCGCCAATCTGGTCACTGGTTACACTTGCTGCGCTTGGCGGGTTGTCTTTCTCCAATGTCCCCGGCCTGCAGCTCTATGTGGTGCAGCTTGCCAAGATCCACACGCCTGAAACCGTCGATGTGGCATCTGCTCTCAACATCGCCGCCTTCAACCTTGGCATTGCCGGTGGTGCATTTCTCGGCGGCCTTATCGTGGCTTCACCGCTTGGCCTTGGCGCCACACCATGGGTCGGTGCAATCCTCGTCCTCGGTGCTCTTGGATTGACGATCTGGAGCCAGGCACTTGACCGGCAGGCGGCTACAACGGCTCTTGCCGCCTGCTAG
- a CDS encoding D-alanyl-D-alanine carboxypeptidase family protein gives MSKCLALFVLVVGVASGCTTTSALQPVATTTPTVMTEKSASIVVDSSTGAVLYQASADLPRIPASLTKMMTLYLTFEALEAGRLTKNTMLPVSAHAASQAPSKLGFKPGQSIDVDTAIKAIVVKSANDVAVALAEALGGSEPQFAALMTTKARQLGMKGTTFNNASGLPDPAQITTARDMALLGMALRKHFPNQYYYFALHEFTFNGKLVEGHNRVLAKLNGADGIKTGYVRASGFNIVTSVYDNGRQLVAVVMGGDTARARDQQVVDLVHSYLPMAASR, from the coding sequence ATGTCGAAATGCCTGGCATTGTTTGTTCTGGTCGTTGGTGTGGCAAGTGGCTGCACAACCACTTCGGCACTGCAGCCCGTAGCGACGACGACCCCGACCGTAATGACGGAGAAATCCGCTTCGATCGTCGTGGATAGCAGCACCGGTGCGGTGCTCTATCAGGCAAGTGCCGATCTGCCGCGCATACCGGCATCCCTCACCAAGATGATGACGTTGTATCTGACTTTCGAGGCGCTGGAAGCCGGCCGCCTCACCAAGAATACAATGCTTCCGGTTTCGGCTCATGCCGCGTCTCAGGCGCCAAGCAAGCTTGGTTTCAAGCCGGGGCAGTCGATCGATGTGGATACGGCCATCAAGGCCATTGTGGTCAAGTCTGCTAATGACGTTGCCGTCGCTCTTGCCGAAGCACTTGGTGGTTCTGAACCGCAGTTCGCTGCGTTGATGACGACCAAGGCGCGCCAACTCGGCATGAAGGGGACCACCTTTAACAATGCATCGGGCTTGCCCGATCCCGCACAGATCACCACGGCCCGGGATATGGCACTTCTTGGCATGGCACTGCGCAAGCATTTTCCGAATCAATATTACTATTTTGCCCTGCATGAGTTCACGTTCAACGGGAAGCTTGTGGAAGGCCACAACCGTGTATTGGCAAAGCTCAATGGTGCTGACGGCATCAAGACAGGCTATGTCCGGGCTTCCGGTTTCAACATTGTCACCTCGGTCTATGACAATGGCCGCCAGCTCGTTGCTGTGGTGATGGGCGGTGATACGGCAAGAGCGCGCGATCAACAGGTCGTCGATCTGGTTCATAGTTACCTGCCCATGGCGGCCTCACGCTAA
- a CDS encoding L-idonate 5-dehydrogenase, with protein sequence MNTIAATLFGPEDLRVVEGTLSTLKPNMVRIKFGAGGICGSDMHYFRHARTGDFVVTSPLILGHEVAGEVAQIGSDVAGLAVGDRVAVNPSRWCGTCVYCHEGRANLCENIYFMGSASKTPHMQGGFASYFDATPAQCVKVPKDFPFQAAALAEPLAVCLHAVRRAGHVKGHSAIIFGAGPIGLLTLLALKHAGAESVAMVDLAAAPLKFALELGADKIFDLSEGEEKLAKLAVATPFDIGFEISGTAAGLASAIRTVRRGGTVVQVGNLPGGSIPVPANAVMAREIDLKGTFRFGEEFYEAVELIVSGEIDVLRLVTGEFPLSDAPAAFAEALDRSRSVKVVLTA encoded by the coding sequence ATGAATACCATAGCTGCTACCCTTTTTGGCCCCGAGGATCTGCGTGTTGTCGAAGGCACGCTCTCCACACTGAAGCCCAATATGGTGCGCATCAAATTCGGGGCGGGTGGCATCTGCGGCTCGGATATGCACTATTTCCGCCACGCACGAACCGGCGATTTCGTGGTGACATCGCCGCTCATCCTTGGCCATGAAGTGGCCGGGGAAGTGGCGCAAATCGGGTCCGACGTTGCGGGACTTGCTGTTGGCGACCGGGTTGCAGTCAACCCATCGCGCTGGTGCGGCACCTGTGTCTATTGCCACGAGGGACGCGCCAATCTGTGCGAGAATATCTACTTCATGGGTTCCGCCTCAAAAACCCCGCATATGCAGGGCGGTTTCGCCAGTTATTTTGATGCAACACCGGCGCAATGCGTGAAGGTGCCAAAAGACTTTCCGTTTCAGGCGGCGGCGCTGGCCGAACCTCTCGCCGTCTGTCTGCACGCGGTGCGGCGTGCCGGACATGTCAAAGGCCATTCAGCCATTATTTTCGGTGCCGGACCTATCGGCCTTCTGACTTTGCTTGCACTGAAACATGCCGGGGCTGAATCGGTGGCGATGGTTGATCTGGCGGCGGCGCCCCTCAAATTTGCGCTTGAACTCGGTGCTGACAAGATATTCGACCTGTCAGAAGGCGAGGAGAAGCTTGCCAAGCTGGCTGTGGCAACGCCTTTTGATATTGGCTTTGAAATTTCGGGCACCGCCGCTGGTCTTGCCTCGGCCATACGTACCGTGCGGCGTGGGGGCACGGTCGTGCAGGTCGGCAACCTTCCCGGCGGGTCTATTCCGGTGCCCGCCAATGCTGTCATGGCAAGGGAGATCGACCTGAAAGGCACATTCCGTTTCGGCGAAGAATTCTATGAAGCGGTCGAGTTGATTGTCTCGGGCGAAATTGATGTGTTGCGGCTTGTGACGGGTGAATTCCCGCTTAGCGACGCTCCGGCGGCATTCGCTGAGGCTCTGGACCGGTCCCGTAGCGTCAAGGTTGTACTGACCGCTTGA
- a CDS encoding TRAP transporter large permease: protein MLLLVGSFLVLMIIGVPVAISMAVASVLYLVLYGVAPDIIVAQRMIAGVESFPLLAVPFFILAGNLMNSAGVTGRIYAFAVALVGWMKGGLAQVNIIGSVVFSGMSGTALADAAGIGTIEIKAMKDHGYPIEAAVGVTAASATLGPIFPPSLPFVIYGMMANVSIGALFMAGIMPGVVMTVLMMLTVAIFAYVYKWGSDAPFEMKQLLEAGLEILVVFSIPVIIYIATLLGFSVNVSVGIALLILLAVDWYFDFSAVMALMTPVILIGGMTMGWFTPTEAAVAAVLWSLFLGLVRYRTMTLASLAKASFDTIETTASVLFIVTAASVFAWLLTVSQAAQLLSATILSITDNKWVFLILVNLLMLFVGCFLDTIAAITILVPILLPLVLKFDIDPVHFGLIMTLNLMIGLLHPPLGMVLFVLSRVAKLSVERTTMAILPWLVPLFIALIAITFIPAITLWLPTQLGLIK from the coding sequence ATGCTGCTTCTTGTTGGATCGTTTCTTGTTCTCATGATCATTGGTGTGCCCGTTGCCATTTCCATGGCCGTGGCCTCGGTGCTCTATCTCGTTCTCTACGGCGTTGCCCCTGACATTATCGTGGCGCAGCGCATGATTGCCGGTGTCGAAAGTTTTCCGCTGCTCGCCGTGCCTTTCTTCATTCTCGCTGGCAATCTGATGAATTCCGCCGGGGTCACAGGCCGCATCTATGCCTTTGCCGTCGCGCTTGTCGGCTGGATGAAGGGTGGCCTTGCGCAGGTTAATATTATCGGTTCTGTCGTATTCTCCGGCATGTCTGGTACGGCGCTTGCCGATGCGGCTGGTATCGGCACCATCGAAATCAAGGCGATGAAGGACCATGGCTATCCCATCGAGGCGGCTGTCGGTGTGACCGCCGCTTCGGCAACGCTCGGGCCAATCTTCCCGCCATCCCTGCCTTTCGTCATTTATGGCATGATGGCCAATGTCTCCATTGGCGCATTGTTCATGGCCGGTATCATGCCAGGTGTGGTCATGACCGTTCTGATGATGCTGACGGTTGCCATCTTTGCCTATGTCTACAAATGGGGTTCGGACGCGCCATTCGAGATGAAGCAACTGCTTGAGGCGGGGCTCGAAATCCTCGTCGTCTTTTCCATTCCCGTTATCATCTACATCGCAACGCTTCTGGGTTTTTCCGTTAATGTTTCTGTCGGCATCGCCCTTCTTATTCTGCTGGCGGTGGACTGGTATTTTGACTTCTCGGCAGTGATGGCCCTGATGACGCCGGTTATTCTTATCGGTGGCATGACCATGGGCTGGTTCACACCCACTGAAGCCGCTGTTGCGGCTGTGCTTTGGTCATTGTTTCTCGGCCTTGTGCGTTATCGCACCATGACTTTGGCAAGCCTTGCCAAGGCGAGTTTTGATACGATCGAAACGACGGCTTCGGTGCTGTTCATCGTAACGGCGGCATCCGTATTCGCTTGGTTGCTCACGGTCAGTCAGGCCGCGCAATTGCTCTCGGCCACAATCCTGTCGATCACCGACAATAAATGGGTGTTCCTCATCCTCGTTAACCTCTTGATGCTGTTTGTCGGCTGTTTCCTCGATACGATTGCCGCCATCACCATTCTGGTGCCGATCCTGCTGCCGCTGGTTCTCAAATTCGACATTGACCCGGTGCATTTCGGGTTGATCATGACGTTGAACCTGATGATCGGCCTGCTGCATCCGCCGCTCGGCATGGTGTTGTTCGTGCTGTCGCGTGTCGCCAAGCTTTCGGTTGAGCGTACCACCATGGCAATCCTGCCCTGGCTTGTTCCGCTCTTCATCGCACTTATTGCCATTACCTTCATACCGGCGATCACCCTGTGGCTGCCGACACAACTGGGACTGATTAAATGA
- a CDS encoding TRAP transporter small permease: MTKDVHTQTTAEELAHSFEDAAPTANLSDYAVEDWLTLIIFWLMTGCVFLQFFTRYVLNNSYAWTEEIAINCLIGVVFLGSVMCVRVSRHIQVDVLYHYIPAPLARVLAIFVDLVRMGFFVYACWLMWRYVDIVADEQMVTVDLPRNIVFYSVLVAFVLMLFRSIQVFISNLRRGYSVLERPEEFQKVED; this comes from the coding sequence ATGACAAAGGATGTTCATACCCAGACAACCGCCGAGGAACTCGCGCATTCATTTGAAGATGCGGCGCCGACCGCCAATTTGTCCGATTATGCGGTGGAGGATTGGCTGACGCTGATCATCTTCTGGCTGATGACAGGCTGCGTGTTTCTGCAGTTCTTTACGCGCTATGTCCTCAACAACAGCTATGCCTGGACGGAGGAGATCGCCATCAACTGCCTGATCGGGGTGGTGTTCCTCGGTTCCGTCATGTGTGTGCGGGTCTCCCGGCATATTCAGGTCGACGTGCTTTATCACTACATTCCGGCACCTCTGGCGCGCGTGCTCGCCATTTTCGTTGACCTCGTGCGCATGGGCTTCTTTGTCTACGCCTGCTGGTTGATGTGGCGCTATGTCGACATTGTTGCCGACGAGCAGATGGTCACGGTCGATCTGCCGCGCAACATCGTTTTCTATTCCGTTCTGGTTGCATTCGTCCTGATGCTGTTTCGATCCATTCAGGTTTTCATCAGCAATTTGCGCCGTGGCTATTCCGTTCTGGAACGGCCGGAGGAATTTCAGAAGGTAGAGGATTAA
- a CDS encoding sialic acid TRAP transporter substrate-binding protein SiaP yields the protein MKIKLTAILGAVAALALSAVAAQAQTVLKWAHVYETSEPFHTQSVWAAEEINKRTNGRYKIDVFPASQLGKEADINQGLKLGTVDIIISGSSFAARDFKPIGVTYFPYIFRNPEHLIAYTKSDIFKRLAKGYEDKTGNHIAAVSYYGTRHTTSNKPIAKCSDMQGLKIRVPDVPAYLAMPRACGANTTPIAFAEVYLALQNGTVEAQENPLTTIEAKKFFEVQKNIVLTGHIVDHLNTVISKTRWASLSDEDKKIFGDVMQEAAEKTTKIIEDKEKQLVASFKERGLSVTEVDKADFEKNVMDKVKFEDFGYEKSDWEAIRAIK from the coding sequence ATGAAGATCAAACTGACAGCCATCCTGGGCGCTGTGGCAGCGCTCGCCTTGTCCGCCGTAGCGGCACAGGCGCAAACCGTGCTCAAATGGGCCCATGTTTACGAAACATCCGAACCGTTCCACACGCAATCAGTCTGGGCCGCCGAAGAAATCAACAAGCGCACCAATGGTCGCTACAAGATCGACGTTTTCCCGGCCTCGCAGCTCGGCAAGGAAGCCGACATCAATCAGGGCCTGAAACTCGGCACTGTTGATATCATCATTTCCGGTTCGAGTTTTGCAGCCCGTGACTTCAAGCCGATTGGCGTTACCTATTTTCCCTATATCTTCCGCAACCCTGAGCACCTGATTGCCTATACGAAGAGTGATATCTTCAAGCGTCTTGCCAAGGGCTATGAGGACAAAACAGGCAACCACATAGCTGCTGTCAGCTATTACGGCACGCGTCACACCACATCCAACAAGCCGATTGCCAAATGCTCCGATATGCAGGGTCTGAAAATTCGCGTGCCTGATGTGCCCGCCTATCTCGCCATGCCGCGCGCCTGCGGTGCCAATACGACACCAATTGCCTTTGCCGAGGTCTATCTCGCCCTGCAGAACGGCACTGTTGAAGCGCAGGAAAATCCGTTGACGACAATTGAGGCCAAAAAGTTCTTCGAAGTGCAGAAGAACATCGTCCTGACCGGCCATATTGTTGATCACCTCAACACGGTGATCTCCAAGACCCGTTGGGCCAGCCTTTCGGATGAAGACAAGAAAATCTTCGGCGATGTGATGCAGGAAGCTGCTGAAAAGACCACCAAGATCATCGAGGACAAGGAAAAGCAGCTTGTCGCCAGCTTCAAGGAGCGGGGTCTCAGTGTCACCGAGGTCGACAAGGCCGACTTTGAGAAGAACGTCATGGACAAGGTGAAGTTCGAAGACTTCGGTTACGAAAAGTCCGATTGGGAAGCCATTCGCGCCATCAAGTAA